Proteins encoded in a region of the Photobacterium angustum genome:
- a CDS encoding DUF294 nucleotidyltransferase-like domain-containing protein, whose product MEAEQIEILNFISQYPPFDTLPEDQLHQLALEIEVAYYRANTMILNTGDSIHDLYLIRSGAVEIYRRKGELYNRLDEGDIFGQMGLLMNNRVRMPAKALEDTLLYCIPNTLFIELCDKYDSFADFVEVEDGARLRHAVSSQHDENDLTTSKLRTLITRDAVIIDQNETIQTAAQTMAEEGVSALLLSDSNATDDDDDNDYVTGIITDRDLCTRVLAEGISTSNPVSSVMTAEPITLDHNAYVFEAMLTMLRYNIHHLPVLRNKQPIGVISVSDIVRYESQNSLLLVSSIYQQQSVEELIQLSAQVKDCFVRMVNEDANSHMIGSAMAEIGRSFKQRLLELAEEKLGPPPIQYCFLALGSMARDEQLIVTDQDNAIILDNSYDHDKHNAYFEALATFVCDGLAACGYTYCTGGIMATNPEWRKTRHEWEQCFADWIDNPKPQALLNSSIFFDLGGVWGRLRWAKQLNGFIVRRARNSPRFLACLARNAINRTPPLGFFKDFVMEKDGRHNNSINLKRRGTAPLADLIRVHALAVGSRSQNSLERLDDIIESGILPPGRAQDLRDAMEYISLVRIRHQALDVEEGQEPDNSIEPENMSDFERRNLKDAFQILSKAQNFVKYRYQATR is encoded by the coding sequence ATGGAAGCGGAACAAATAGAAATTCTAAATTTTATCTCACAGTATCCGCCTTTTGATACTTTGCCAGAAGATCAACTTCATCAACTTGCTCTTGAAATCGAAGTTGCTTATTACCGTGCGAACACCATGATATTGAATACTGGCGATAGCATTCATGATCTGTATTTAATTCGAAGTGGTGCTGTTGAAATATACCGTCGCAAAGGCGAACTCTATAATCGCCTTGATGAAGGCGATATTTTCGGACAAATGGGCTTGTTAATGAACAACCGAGTCCGAATGCCTGCAAAAGCGCTTGAAGATACTCTACTCTACTGTATTCCCAATACTCTGTTTATTGAACTTTGCGATAAATACGATAGCTTTGCTGATTTCGTTGAAGTTGAAGACGGGGCACGTTTACGTCATGCCGTATCAAGCCAACATGATGAAAATGATCTGACGACATCAAAACTAAGAACCTTAATCACTCGCGATGCCGTCATCATTGATCAAAACGAAACCATTCAAACAGCAGCACAAACAATGGCTGAAGAAGGCGTTTCTGCATTATTACTCAGTGATAGTAATGCTACCGATGACGATGATGATAACGATTATGTCACGGGTATTATTACCGATCGTGATTTATGTACCCGTGTATTAGCAGAAGGAATTTCAACCTCAAATCCTGTTTCTTCAGTCATGACAGCAGAGCCTATTACGCTCGATCATAATGCCTATGTGTTTGAAGCCATGCTGACTATGCTGCGTTATAACATTCATCATTTGCCGGTGCTTAGAAACAAACAACCTATAGGTGTTATTAGCGTTTCTGATATTGTTCGCTATGAATCGCAAAATAGCTTACTACTGGTTAGTAGTATTTATCAGCAACAATCTGTTGAAGAGCTCATTCAATTATCAGCACAAGTTAAAGACTGCTTTGTCCGCATGGTTAATGAAGACGCTAACTCGCATATGATTGGCAGCGCAATGGCAGAAATTGGGCGTAGCTTTAAACAGCGTTTATTAGAATTAGCAGAAGAAAAGCTCGGTCCACCACCTATTCAATACTGTTTCTTAGCCTTAGGCTCTATGGCACGTGATGAACAATTAATCGTCACAGACCAAGATAATGCCATTATTCTTGATAACTCATACGATCATGATAAACATAATGCGTACTTTGAAGCGCTTGCGACTTTTGTTTGTGATGGCCTTGCTGCATGTGGCTACACCTATTGTACTGGTGGCATTATGGCGACAAACCCAGAATGGCGTAAAACCCGCCATGAATGGGAGCAATGTTTTGCTGACTGGATTGATAACCCAAAACCTCAAGCGTTATTAAATAGCTCTATCTTTTTTGACTTAGGTGGTGTTTGGGGCAGATTACGTTGGGCTAAACAACTTAATGGTTTTATCGTTCGTCGTGCCCGTAACAGCCCTCGCTTTTTAGCTTGCCTTGCACGCAACGCAATCAATCGCACGCCGCCATTAGGCTTCTTTAAAGATTTCGTAATGGAAAAAGATGGTCGCCACAATAACTCGATTAATCTAAAACGTCGTGGTACAGCGCCATTAGCAGATTTAATTCGAGTCCATGCCCTTGCGGTAGGCTCTCGTTCTCAGAATTCACTCGAGCGTTTGGATGATATTATTGAAAGTGGAATTTTACCACCTGGACGTGCTCAAGATCTTCGCGATGCGATGGAATATATTTCATTAGTCCGTATTCGCCACCAAGCATTGGATGTAGAAGAAGGACAGGAGCCTGATAATAGTATTGAACCTGAAAATATGTCTGATTTTGAACGTCGTAACCTTAAAGATGCTTTCCAAATTTTAAGCAAAGCCCAAAATTTCGTGAAATATCGCTATC
- a CDS encoding PfkB family carbohydrate kinase, translating to MRIVFFGEALVEINNTTKYATYGGDVSNTALYLSRLGQSRAISVSYATAVGTDKLSLSLLSCWQQEGIDTSLVRYLSTKFPDLCYIETDREGHCYRHFWNKDNAARYYFSRESSPLEIALSNYNYHAIYISAVSFALLTDEAKATLLVLLEKYKIDGGKVYFDNRYRPHMWTPQQARYWICQLLPYIDIAFIEIKDEQRIWGTSLGIIERYGHSNCCELVIKQYSDHPISDLKALHTQMKISVIQPIGQTTDYIADNAFIAGYLAGRISGKSIRHALNLGKELTLKVQNHSKAVIPAAAMRDMM from the coding sequence GTGAGAATTGTTTTCTTTGGTGAAGCGCTTGTTGAAATAAATAATACGACTAAGTATGCAACCTATGGTGGAGATGTATCCAATACAGCCTTGTATTTGTCTCGGCTTGGACAGTCTCGTGCTATTTCTGTCAGTTACGCGACAGCTGTAGGAACTGATAAGTTATCGCTATCATTATTATCTTGCTGGCAGCAAGAGGGTATTGATACGAGTTTGGTTCGGTATCTATCGACTAAATTCCCTGATCTTTGTTATATAGAGACAGATAGAGAAGGGCATTGTTATCGCCACTTTTGGAATAAAGATAATGCTGCTCGTTATTACTTTTCAAGGGAGTCATCGCCACTTGAAATAGCATTAAGCAACTATAACTATCATGCTATTTATATCAGTGCAGTGAGCTTTGCATTATTAACCGATGAAGCAAAAGCAACGTTATTGGTACTATTAGAAAAATATAAAATAGATGGCGGAAAAGTCTATTTTGATAATCGATATCGCCCTCATATGTGGACACCACAACAAGCAAGATACTGGATATGTCAGTTATTACCTTACATAGACATTGCTTTCATTGAGATAAAAGACGAACAACGAATCTGGGGGACTAGCCTTGGTATTATTGAACGTTATGGTCACTCAAACTGTTGTGAATTAGTTATCAAACAATATAGCGACCACCCGATAAGTGATCTTAAAGCCCTCCATACCCAGATGAAGATATCTGTGATCCAACCAATAGGGCAGACGACTGATTATATTGCTGATAATGCGTTTATTGCCGGATATCTTGCTGGAAGGATCAGCGGTAAAAGCATTCGTCATGCACTTAATCTTGGAAAAGAGCTAACGTTAAAAGTACAAAACCATTCTAAAGCAGTGATCCCTGCAGCAGCAATGCGAGATATGATGTAG
- a CDS encoding DUF3012 domain-containing protein, protein MKKLFILLGAVTLLSACTPEVGSEDWCNQLKEKPKGDWTANEATEFAKSCIIRFGTDSDK, encoded by the coding sequence ATGAAGAAGTTATTTATTTTATTAGGCGCTGTAACATTACTTTCTGCATGTACACCGGAAGTGGGCAGTGAAGATTGGTGTAACCAATTAAAAGAAAAACCAAAAGGTGATTGGACAGCGAACGAAGCAACCGAATTTGCTAAAAGTTGCATCATTCGCTTCGGTACTGATAGCGATAAATAA
- a CDS encoding 5-oxoprolinase subunit PxpA — MKLNCDMGESFGAWNMGDDAAVMPWINMANIACGFHASDPTVMARTIALAKHHDVIIGAHPGYNDKEGFGRRHIPHTLDEISHSVAYQVGALDALCRLNAVTITYVKPHGALYNQMMQDPEIFEVIVATIAKLNTSRALPLSLMILSRANNEAYIQIAEQKGVSLLFEAFADRAYTTEGLLVPRHETGAVHHHPDLIKAQALQLAQGKVKTLSGKLLTLQVDTICVHGDNPESIATIKEIALLLKSANDNK, encoded by the coding sequence ATGAAATTAAATTGTGATATGGGCGAAAGTTTTGGTGCTTGGAATATGGGGGATGATGCAGCAGTGATGCCATGGATCAATATGGCGAATATTGCGTGCGGTTTTCATGCATCCGATCCTACGGTGATGGCTAGAACGATTGCTTTAGCTAAACATCATGATGTGATCATAGGTGCTCACCCTGGGTATAACGATAAAGAAGGATTTGGACGACGACATATTCCTCATACGTTGGATGAAATCAGTCATAGTGTGGCTTACCAAGTCGGGGCATTAGATGCCTTATGTCGTCTGAATGCTGTGACTATTACGTATGTGAAGCCTCATGGCGCGTTATATAACCAAATGATGCAAGATCCTGAAATTTTCGAAGTCATTGTTGCTACTATCGCAAAACTTAATACTTCCCGTGCACTTCCTCTTTCTCTTATGATCCTGTCACGAGCAAATAATGAGGCATATATTCAAATAGCCGAACAAAAGGGGGTGTCTTTACTTTTTGAAGCGTTTGCAGATAGGGCTTACACAACAGAAGGGTTATTGGTTCCACGACATGAAACTGGTGCAGTTCATCACCATCCTGATTTGATAAAAGCGCAAGCATTACAACTCGCTCAAGGTAAAGTGAAAACCCTGAGCGGGAAATTATTAACATTACAGGTTGATACCATTTGTGTGCATGGTGATAACCCTGAATCAATTGCGACAATTAAAGAGATCGCCCTGTTATTAAAGTCAGCAAATGATAATAAATAG
- the pxpB gene encoding 5-oxoprolinase subunit PxpB: MLISRLTESAMMVEFGQQITAETTSMIADYVTFIKTQYSRELIDVTPSYTKVMLHFRLDCNCYSLLVATSEQWFADHQQSHKGSCHLTSKLHQLPVYYHSDVAPDLATVAEHSQLTEQQVITRHSDKIYQVGAIGFTAGFAFLSTVDDKIAMPRLSSPRLQIPAGSVGIADNQTAIYPDQSPGGWHIIGNCPQSLFLADQYPLSIFSIGDQVQFFAITKQEFLDLGGQLWKR; the protein is encoded by the coding sequence ATGCTTATTAGTCGGTTAACTGAATCAGCCATGATGGTGGAATTTGGGCAGCAAATTACCGCTGAAACAACATCCATGATTGCTGACTACGTGACGTTTATTAAAACACAATATAGTCGTGAATTAATCGATGTTACTCCCTCGTATACTAAAGTGATGCTACATTTTCGGCTGGACTGTAATTGTTATTCTTTATTGGTTGCGACAAGCGAACAATGGTTTGCTGATCATCAGCAAAGTCATAAAGGCTCTTGCCATTTAACATCAAAACTGCATCAATTACCTGTTTATTATCATTCAGATGTTGCGCCAGATTTAGCTACTGTTGCCGAGCATAGCCAGCTAACAGAGCAACAAGTCATTACTCGACATAGCGATAAAATCTATCAAGTCGGTGCGATTGGTTTTACTGCTGGGTTTGCTTTTTTATCTACGGTGGATGATAAAATCGCAATGCCTAGATTGTCATCACCTCGACTTCAAATACCAGCAGGAAGCGTCGGTATTGCCGATAACCAAACCGCAATATATCCCGATCAAAGTCCTGGAGGCTGGCATATTATTGGTAATTGTCCGCAATCCTTATTTTTAGCTGATCAGTACCCGTTATCTATTTTTTCAATTGGCGATCAGGTGCAATTTTTTGCGATCACCAAACAAGAATTCTTAGATCTAGGAGGGCAGTTATGGAAGCGTTAG
- a CDS encoding biotin-dependent carboxyltransferase family protein, translating into MEALEIIESGMLMQLQDLGRYGVAEHGLSQGGAMDLHAFCWGNLLLNNDPNAAQIEITLGQVSFNVLTDCTIALTGADMQAKVDGRKIMPWQTVRLLRGQVLQLGYARQGLRAYLAIDGGFCVKESLGSVSTVARNHLGGLDGTGQSLKEGQRLSKYGGNNVYHFQAVPARYIPNYAEKLTVSIIESYQAEWFSPQQKQQFYQSEYQVSQHSDRMGYRLVGEKILPNKATLISQPIAKGAVQFPAAGEPIILLNDRQTLGGYPILGCITQRDLSLVSQLKPGDSIQFSPLSPELFELELQKWFTFCRFFNVFNCGNEKKER; encoded by the coding sequence ATGGAAGCGTTAGAGATCATTGAATCAGGTATGCTAATGCAGTTGCAAGATCTTGGTCGTTATGGTGTTGCAGAGCATGGATTAAGTCAAGGTGGCGCAATGGATCTTCATGCTTTCTGCTGGGGGAATTTATTGTTAAATAATGATCCTAATGCGGCTCAAATAGAGATCACATTAGGACAAGTCAGTTTTAACGTTCTCACCGATTGTACTATCGCTCTCACTGGGGCTGATATGCAAGCCAAGGTTGATGGAAGAAAGATCATGCCTTGGCAAACGGTACGCTTATTGCGTGGGCAAGTATTGCAATTGGGTTATGCACGGCAGGGATTAAGAGCATATTTGGCAATTGACGGTGGATTTTGTGTTAAAGAAAGTCTAGGTAGTGTATCGACAGTAGCTAGGAATCATCTAGGTGGTTTGGATGGTACGGGTCAGTCACTAAAAGAGGGGCAACGACTTTCTAAATATGGTGGAAATAACGTTTATCATTTTCAAGCAGTACCCGCACGCTATATACCCAATTATGCGGAAAAGTTAACGGTATCTATTATTGAATCATATCAAGCAGAGTGGTTTTCTCCACAGCAAAAGCAGCAGTTTTATCAGTCAGAATATCAAGTGAGTCAACATAGTGATCGCATGGGTTATCGGCTTGTAGGGGAAAAGATCCTCCCAAATAAGGCAACATTGATCTCTCAACCCATAGCAAAGGGAGCGGTTCAATTTCCAGCGGCAGGAGAGCCCATTATTTTGCTTAATGATCGACAAACGTTGGGGGGATATCCTATTTTAGGTTGCATTACTCAGCGCGATCTTAGTTTGGTTAGCCAATTAAAACCGGGGGATTCAATCCAATTTTCACCATTAAGCCCAGAGCTATTTGAACTTGAGTTACAGAAATGGTTTACTTTCTGTCGATTCTTTAATGTTTTCAATTGTGGTAACGAAAAGAAAGAAAGGTGA
- a CDS encoding gamma-glutamylcyclotransferase family protein, whose protein sequence is MYIFGYGSLINKYSRNRTGNTGKSYPALVHGLQRSWGNVDGSYPIAPLVVKPGQGVCNGVLIEVDEKGLRDFDQREHGYQRIQITAQQIELLENTQLTLSEPVWVYINNSALPPCQQFPITQTYVDTVLAGCLSISHQFAEMFVATTTGWQYPYQNDRHAPKYGNLAGVYDTDRKQIDILIENTISGN, encoded by the coding sequence ATGTATATTTTTGGCTATGGAAGCCTGATCAATAAATACTCGCGAAACCGTACAGGTAATACAGGTAAATCTTATCCTGCATTAGTGCATGGTTTACAGCGTTCATGGGGTAATGTTGATGGCAGCTATCCTATCGCACCTTTAGTCGTAAAGCCGGGACAAGGTGTCTGTAATGGCGTGTTAATTGAAGTTGATGAAAAAGGTTTGAGAGACTTTGATCAAAGAGAACATGGTTATCAACGTATTCAAATTACCGCACAACAAATTGAATTATTAGAAAATACGCAGCTCACATTATCAGAACCAGTTTGGGTATATATCAATAATAGCGCCTTACCGCCTTGTCAGCAGTTTCCTATTACACAAACCTATGTTGATACGGTTTTAGCGGGATGTTTATCTATTTCACATCAGTTTGCAGAGATGTTCGTCGCAACGACGACTGGTTGGCAATACCCTTATCAAAATGATCGTCATGCGCCCAAATATGGCAACTTAGCTGGCGTTTATGATACTGATAGAAAGCAGATTGATATACTCATTGAAAATACGATTTCAGGTAATTAA
- a CDS encoding DUF3108 domain-containing protein, translating to MRLLSLFTTSVLSLLSVTAIAAPTSNTSTALQKENHATYSFPNQFHQCKKTLNYNVFFKGQKIGHYQRHIVWKGDSADIYTNSEVDVLITKSKMNSHTQLHWSDAAQRFVTDKFQRTITGLMAGNVSVTFSNDGHNSTVTEDGKTQKYTNALAPILDGDTIGSQMRLDLIEGKKNFDFIMQNSDETSHYYFTVAGNETINTNFGTLNTIRVNQTRKSDRQLSLWFAPSLDYQLVKATYHRKIVDLEAVLMSKKMDCPPKQLFKK from the coding sequence GTGCGTTTATTGTCTTTATTTACTACGTCGGTTTTATCTTTATTGAGCGTGACTGCCATTGCAGCTCCGACAAGTAATACTTCAACGGCACTACAAAAAGAGAATCATGCCACCTATTCTTTTCCGAACCAATTCCATCAATGCAAAAAGACATTAAATTACAATGTATTTTTTAAAGGTCAGAAAATTGGTCATTATCAACGTCACATAGTTTGGAAAGGCGATAGCGCTGATATTTATACTAATAGTGAAGTTGATGTTCTAATTACCAAATCAAAAATGAACTCTCATACTCAATTACATTGGTCAGATGCTGCTCAACGCTTTGTCACAGATAAATTTCAACGAACTATCACTGGACTAATGGCTGGTAATGTCAGTGTCACTTTTAGTAACGATGGTCATAACTCAACAGTGACTGAAGATGGAAAAACGCAGAAATATACCAATGCGTTAGCGCCTATTCTTGATGGTGACACAATTGGTAGTCAGATGCGTCTTGATTTAATTGAAGGTAAAAAGAACTTCGATTTTATTATGCAAAACAGTGACGAAACTAGCCACTACTACTTTACAGTAGCGGGTAATGAAACAATCAATACTAACTTTGGTACTCTAAATACTATTAGGGTTAATCAAACGAGAAAGAGCGATCGCCAACTTTCATTATGGTTTGCGCCGTCACTTGATTATCAACTCGTAAAGGCAACCTATCACCGTAAAATTGTCGATTTAGAAGCGGTACTTATGAGTAAAAAGATGGATTGCCCACCAAAGCAGTTATTCAAAAAGTAA
- a CDS encoding DUF2947 domain-containing protein codes for MNYTELDNYTRKWIFTHASMPVPTADLEQIKPLTQARSSQLWQEHISKQSPDSDHFEHGDWAADTKIWSEPEDWQDAWDNDDDASLPAAILAALQWEDNTTIYFCYEKYNIVETKWGVFKRNWKNFLFFDDGPILLGRKQKQALWFQSNGTYQLALRP; via the coding sequence ATGAATTACACCGAACTTGATAATTACACGCGTAAGTGGATTTTTACCCATGCTTCGATGCCTGTTCCTACGGCAGATCTTGAGCAAATAAAACCGTTAACCCAAGCGCGTTCTTCGCAATTGTGGCAGGAACATATTAGTAAACAGAGTCCGGATTCTGATCACTTTGAGCATGGTGATTGGGCTGCAGATACAAAAATCTGGTCAGAGCCTGAAGACTGGCAAGATGCTTGGGATAACGATGATGATGCATCATTGCCAGCTGCTATTTTGGCAGCTTTGCAATGGGAAGATAATACAACGATTTATTTTTGCTACGAAAAGTACAATATTGTAGAAACTAAATGGGGTGTATTTAAACGTAACTGGAAAAACTTTTTGTTTTTTGATGATGGTCCAATTCTATTGGGTCGCAAACAAAAACAAGCGCTATGGTTTCAATCCAATGGCACTTATCAGTTAGCATTACGTCCATAA
- a CDS encoding pirin family protein, whose amino-acid sequence MTRKIAVIRHGIKHGAIVTYIDTPHLPDTNPFILWDHYLSTTRAHNELGFHGHSGIDAVSYPVVGSIQNDDSINGKNHIQTGDIHLTTCGYGMAHKSLMKPHNGIAEAFQMWTASPSEKEGEMTAPSSTHIASEKLPLIEGTHATTKVLIGHYNGVESPIKHNCNIIYLDIIVTSYGSWTFTPPETHVAGFIYLRSGHAYIANNQLHPNQMGIFAHSQLPITVTTTNHSARFFIALGEPLNQPLITKEGSVHSSSNNLDIALKNIQQIIKQLQPIEEKT is encoded by the coding sequence ATGACTAGAAAAATTGCAGTAATTCGGCACGGTATAAAACACGGTGCCATCGTCACCTATATCGATACCCCGCATCTTCCTGATACCAACCCCTTTATCCTTTGGGATCATTACTTATCCACTACCCGAGCACATAATGAACTAGGCTTTCATGGCCATTCCGGTATCGATGCTGTCAGCTATCCCGTTGTCGGATCAATCCAAAACGATGACAGTATTAACGGTAAAAATCACATTCAAACGGGTGATATTCACCTCACCACTTGTGGTTATGGTATGGCACATAAATCACTGATGAAACCACACAATGGGATCGCAGAAGCATTTCAAATGTGGACCGCTTCGCCTTCAGAAAAAGAAGGTGAAATGACTGCGCCATCAAGCACGCATATTGCCAGTGAAAAACTGCCTCTCATTGAAGGCACACACGCGACAACAAAAGTACTCATTGGTCACTACAATGGTGTTGAAAGCCCAATAAAACACAACTGCAATATTATCTATCTTGATATTATTGTCACGTCATACGGTAGTTGGACGTTTACACCACCAGAGACCCATGTTGCGGGTTTTATTTATTTACGCTCAGGGCACGCCTATATCGCAAATAATCAACTGCATCCGAATCAAATGGGAATTTTTGCTCACTCACAACTACCCATTACCGTCACAACCACAAACCACAGTGCACGTTTTTTTATTGCGTTAGGCGAGCCATTAAACCAACCTTTAATAACAAAAGAAGGTTCGGTTCATTCTTCAAGCAATAATCTAGACATCGCATTAAAAAACATTCAACAGATCATAAAACAATTACAGCCCATTGAAGAAAAAACATAA
- a CDS encoding NAD-dependent succinate-semialdehyde dehydrogenase, translated as MTFSFGGLFKQQAFINGQWSDAFSGKTLNITNPATNEVIGHVPLMGVEETNIAIDAADKAYRLWSKTTAKHRSMILRQWYELIVSHSDELAHILTAEQGKPLAEAKGEIAYAASFVEWYAEEAKRLNGEIIPSHKEDARILVSRQPVGVVAAITPWNFPAAMITRKCGPAFAAGCSVVLKPAPDTPYTAFALAELAHRAGIPAGLFNVITGDAVKIGAELMSNKRVRKVSFTGSTAIGKLLMAQSAATVKKVSLELGGNAPFIVFDDSDLSRAIDGVMVSKFRNAGQTCVCTNRIYVHSDVYQQFVEKLSERVSALTVGNGVDNGVTIGPLINRVAVEKVEKHINDAMMKGANLVIGTREPSTSCFVQPTVLSNVTDNMLVASEETFGPLAAVFKFTDEQDVIARANNTDSGLAAYVYTQSLSRAFRVSEALEYGMVGVNEGLISTELAPFGGIKESGIGREGAHQGLEEYTEMKYTLMGGL; from the coding sequence ATGACTTTTTCTTTTGGTGGCTTGTTTAAACAGCAAGCATTTATTAATGGCCAATGGAGTGACGCCTTTTCTGGTAAAACGTTAAATATTACTAATCCGGCGACAAATGAAGTTATTGGTCATGTTCCACTTATGGGTGTAGAAGAAACAAATATCGCGATTGATGCGGCAGATAAAGCGTATCGATTGTGGTCAAAAACAACAGCGAAACACCGCTCGATGATCTTACGTCAGTGGTATGAGTTAATTGTTTCACACAGTGATGAATTAGCTCATATTCTTACTGCCGAGCAAGGTAAACCATTGGCTGAAGCGAAAGGTGAAATTGCCTATGCGGCGAGTTTTGTTGAATGGTATGCAGAAGAAGCTAAGCGTCTTAACGGCGAGATCATTCCAAGCCATAAAGAAGATGCCCGTATTTTAGTCTCTCGCCAGCCTGTTGGTGTGGTTGCTGCCATAACACCATGGAACTTTCCTGCTGCAATGATCACTCGTAAATGTGGTCCAGCTTTTGCTGCGGGTTGCTCTGTTGTATTAAAACCAGCCCCAGATACCCCTTATACTGCATTTGCCCTAGCAGAACTCGCGCATCGAGCGGGTATTCCTGCTGGGTTGTTTAATGTTATTACGGGAGATGCCGTCAAAATTGGCGCAGAGCTTATGAGTAATAAGCGAGTCCGCAAAGTTTCATTCACAGGCTCTACTGCAATCGGTAAGCTTTTGATGGCACAGTCAGCAGCAACGGTTAAGAAAGTGTCATTAGAGTTAGGTGGTAACGCGCCATTTATTGTGTTTGATGATTCCGATTTATCTCGAGCGATTGATGGGGTGATGGTTTCTAAGTTTCGTAATGCAGGTCAGACATGCGTGTGTACTAACCGTATTTATGTTCATAGTGATGTGTACCAGCAATTTGTAGAAAAGCTATCTGAAAGAGTATCAGCACTAACGGTTGGCAATGGTGTTGATAATGGCGTAACCATTGGCCCGTTGATAAACCGAGTTGCGGTTGAGAAAGTCGAAAAACACATTAACGACGCTATGATGAAAGGGGCAAACTTAGTTATAGGTACACGAGAGCCTTCAACAAGCTGCTTTGTTCAACCAACGGTACTCAGTAATGTAACCGATAATATGTTAGTGGCGAGTGAAGAAACCTTTGGCCCGTTAGCTGCAGTGTTTAAGTTTACTGATGAGCAAGATGTTATTGCACGCGCTAATAATACCGATTCAGGCCTTGCTGCTTACGTTTATACCCAATCATTATCACGAGCTTTTCGTGTTAGTGAGGCACTGGAGTATGGCATGGTAGGAGTCAATGAAGGGCTAATTTCTACTGAACTCGCGCCATTTGGTGGCATAAAAGAATCGGGTATTGGTCGAGAAGGTGCACATCAAGGTTTAGAAGAATATACTGAGATGAAATACACCTTGATGGGTGGCTTATAG